From a region of the Micromonospora tarapacensis genome:
- a CDS encoding substrate-binding domain-containing protein: protein MSSGRHRMRSSIHGAAAAAAVGVLVVTAGGWVGYRQLAGQDCSGKIELSVAVATELAPAVDQAASDWEAKGAAVDGTCIDVTVAASDPVEVAAVVAAKHGATLAGVGQASGTAVSPDVWIPDSSTWLLRLKTGGAAAFEPGNGASVASSPVVVAMPEPIATRLGWPQKELGWTELLTRVNSDRPLKTGIVEPTRDAAGLSGLLSLMTAAASAGGETAEQDRIGALRALASGSSALRQDLLAKFPTATDATTLASALSAAALSEEDVIEYNAKQPPVPLAALYLKPSPLPLDYPYAVLPGVEPAKASAARVLFEVLTTASFQDKLAAQSLRGPDGNWGAGFNAPQGAPSPAGGDASAAPPPQGGIAAGGLAPDAVERAVSSWSIATLSGRMLSIIDVSGSMKNAVPTANGATRQQVTTEAARRGLNLFDDSWSIGLWVFSTNLVGSRDYREVVPIGPLSRQRSELERGLDQVVSSSGDTGLYDTLLAAYKDVQQNWEPGKVNSIVLFTDGKNEDADGISQRQLIAELERIKDPEQPIQVIIIGIGTEVSKSELDTIAQSAGGGAFVAADPTKIGDIFLRAIALRKAPA, encoded by the coding sequence GTGTCATCAGGCCGCCATCGCATGCGTTCAAGTATTCACGGTGCCGCCGCCGCAGCCGCGGTCGGCGTGCTCGTCGTCACCGCTGGTGGGTGGGTGGGCTATCGCCAACTTGCCGGCCAGGACTGCTCGGGCAAGATCGAGCTGTCCGTCGCGGTGGCGACCGAGCTCGCCCCGGCGGTCGACCAGGCTGCTTCGGACTGGGAGGCCAAAGGCGCCGCCGTCGACGGCACCTGCATCGACGTGACCGTCGCGGCCTCCGACCCGGTCGAGGTGGCCGCGGTGGTGGCGGCCAAACACGGCGCCACCCTCGCCGGGGTGGGGCAGGCGAGCGGCACGGCGGTGAGTCCGGACGTCTGGATCCCGGACTCCTCGACCTGGTTGCTCCGGCTCAAGACCGGTGGCGCGGCGGCCTTCGAACCCGGTAACGGCGCGTCCGTGGCGAGCAGCCCGGTGGTGGTCGCCATGCCCGAGCCGATCGCCACCCGACTGGGTTGGCCGCAGAAGGAACTCGGCTGGACCGAGTTGCTGACCCGGGTGAACAGCGACCGGCCGCTGAAGACGGGCATCGTGGAGCCGACCCGTGACGCCGCCGGCCTGTCCGGCCTGCTGTCGCTGATGACCGCCGCAGCGTCCGCCGGCGGCGAGACCGCCGAGCAGGACCGCATCGGCGCGCTCCGCGCGCTGGCCTCGGGCTCCTCGGCGCTGCGCCAGGATCTGCTGGCCAAGTTCCCGACGGCCACGGACGCCACCACTCTGGCGAGCGCGCTCAGCGCGGCGGCGCTCTCCGAAGAGGACGTCATCGAGTACAACGCCAAGCAGCCGCCGGTGCCCCTGGCCGCGCTCTACCTGAAGCCGTCGCCGTTGCCGCTGGACTACCCCTACGCGGTGCTGCCCGGCGTCGAGCCGGCCAAGGCGTCCGCCGCGCGGGTGCTGTTCGAGGTGCTCACCACGGCATCGTTCCAGGACAAGCTGGCCGCGCAGTCGCTGCGCGGGCCGGACGGCAACTGGGGCGCCGGCTTCAACGCGCCGCAGGGTGCGCCGAGCCCGGCCGGCGGCGACGCCTCCGCCGCGCCCCCGCCGCAGGGCGGCATCGCCGCCGGCGGGCTGGCGCCCGACGCGGTGGAGCGGGCCGTGTCGAGCTGGTCCATCGCCACCCTCTCCGGCCGGATGCTGAGCATCATCGACGTCTCCGGTTCGATGAAGAACGCCGTCCCGACCGCCAACGGGGCGACCCGGCAGCAGGTCACCACGGAAGCCGCCCGACGCGGGCTGAACCTGTTCGACGACTCGTGGTCGATCGGCCTGTGGGTCTTCTCGACCAACCTGGTGGGCTCGCGCGACTACCGCGAGGTGGTTCCCATCGGTCCGCTCTCGCGCCAACGCAGCGAACTGGAGCGGGGCCTGGACCAGGTCGTCTCGTCAAGCGGCGACACCGGCCTGTACGACACCCTGCTGGCCGCCTACAAGGACGTCCAGCAGAACTGGGAGCCGGGCAAGGTCAACTCGATCGTGCTCTTCACCGACGGCAAGAACGAGGACGCCGACGGCATCTCGCAGCGGCAGCTGATCGCCGAGCTGGAGCGGATCAAGGACCCGGAGCAGCCGATCCAGGTGATCATCATCGGTATCGGCACCGAGGTCAGCAAGTCGGAGCTGGACACGATCGCGCAGAGCGCCGGCGGCGGTGCCTTCGTCGCCGCCGACCCCACCAAAATCGGTGATATTTTCCTCCGGGCCATCGCGCTGCGCAAGGCACCCGCCTGA
- a CDS encoding SpoIIE family protein phosphatase — protein sequence MFEATNYREQHIQLQRGDRLFMISDGVVDATGRNVRYGETALDRMLRRTTPMTPLDAVRSLLGDLRAFVASDLTDDAVVVCLDWFGPQP from the coding sequence ATGTTCGAAGCGACCAACTACCGGGAGCAGCACATCCAGCTCCAGCGCGGCGACCGGCTGTTCATGATCAGCGACGGGGTGGTCGACGCCACCGGACGCAACGTACGGTACGGCGAGACAGCACTCGACCGGATGTTGCGCCGGACGACGCCGATGACGCCGCTGGACGCGGTCCGTTCCCTCCTCGGCGACCTGCGGGCCTTCGTCGCCAGCGACCTCACCGACGACGCCGTCGTGGTCTGCCTGGACTGGTTCGGCCCGCAGCCGTGA
- a CDS encoding MarR family winged helix-turn-helix transcriptional regulator — protein sequence MSMAAELDAAAGALLTVWDGARERTANRISTAQLRAVMLVERQDGINLRRLAAGLDMLLSSASRLCDRLVAAGMLEREPGRADRREISLHLTAEARRLLAELREDRRQHLAEILSDMSPEAREALLRGLREFDEAARARVVQPVSPLVPEPGEAHAKRLPEARGGVDPSSRGWPAGEAASVFRTA from the coding sequence ATGAGTATGGCGGCCGAGCTGGACGCCGCGGCAGGCGCCCTCCTGACCGTGTGGGACGGCGCGCGGGAGCGGACGGCCAACCGCATCTCCACCGCCCAGCTCCGTGCGGTCATGCTCGTCGAACGGCAGGACGGGATCAACCTGCGCCGGCTCGCCGCCGGTCTGGACATGCTGCTCTCTTCGGCCAGCCGGCTCTGCGACCGGCTGGTCGCCGCCGGGATGCTGGAGCGGGAGCCGGGTCGCGCCGACCGGCGGGAGATCTCGCTGCACCTGACCGCAGAGGCCCGGCGGCTGCTGGCCGAGCTGCGTGAGGATCGTCGCCAGCACCTGGCGGAGATCCTCTCCGACATGAGTCCCGAGGCTCGCGAGGCGCTGCTGCGAGGGCTGCGGGAGTTCGACGAGGCGGCCCGGGCGCGGGTCGTCCAGCCGGTGTCGCCGCTGGTGCCCGAGCCCGGGGAAGCACACGCGAAGCGGCTGCCCGAGGCCCGGGGCGGAGTCGACCCGTCGTCGCGGGGCTGGCCGGCAGGGGAGGCCGCCTCCGTGTTCCGGACGGCCTGA
- a CDS encoding roadblock/LC7 domain-containing protein produces the protein MQSTRQRADLDWLLDDLLERVPTARQAVVLSADGLLLGSSAGMDRADAEHLCALASGLSSLARGASRQLTGGPVRQTVVEMESAYLFVTAAGQGACLAVASDADADIGLVAYEMAMLVTRVGENLGVPARASVGAADAE, from the coding sequence ATGCAATCCACGAGGCAGCGCGCAGATCTCGACTGGTTGCTCGACGATCTGTTGGAGCGGGTGCCGACCGCCCGGCAGGCGGTGGTGCTGTCGGCGGACGGACTCCTGCTGGGCTCCTCCGCCGGAATGGACCGGGCCGACGCCGAGCACCTCTGCGCCCTGGCCTCCGGCCTGTCCAGCCTGGCGCGGGGCGCCAGCCGGCAGCTCACCGGCGGGCCGGTCCGGCAGACCGTGGTGGAGATGGAGTCGGCGTACCTCTTCGTGACGGCGGCGGGGCAGGGCGCGTGCCTGGCGGTCGCCAGCGATGCCGACGCGGACATCGGCCTGGTGGCGTACGAGATGGCGATGTTGGTGACCCGGGTGGGTGAGAACCTCGGGGTGCCGGCCCGGGCGTCGGTGGGTGCCGCCGATGCGGAGTGA
- a CDS encoding DUF742 domain-containing protein: MRSDLPGHQHEWLDDEAGPVVRPYTLTGGRVRHSADGFDLVAYVFAKPDPDLAAYPELHPEHRLLVELAGRGTPVVELAADLDLAVGVVRVLLDDLLSRGLVDIHQPPRATYLPDNDILKAVVDGLRAL, translated from the coding sequence ATGCGGAGTGACCTGCCGGGGCACCAACACGAGTGGCTCGATGACGAGGCCGGGCCGGTGGTGCGACCGTACACGCTCACCGGGGGACGGGTCCGGCACAGCGCGGACGGATTCGACCTGGTCGCGTACGTGTTCGCGAAGCCGGACCCGGATCTCGCCGCCTATCCGGAGCTGCACCCGGAGCACCGGCTGCTGGTGGAACTGGCCGGCCGGGGCACCCCGGTCGTGGAACTCGCCGCCGACCTGGATCTGGCCGTCGGGGTGGTCCGGGTGCTACTTGATGATCTGCTGTCCCGGGGACTGGTCGACATACACCAGCCGCCGCGTGCCACGTACCTGCCCGACAACGACATCCTCAAGGCGGTGGTCGATGGACTCCGTGCGTTATGA
- the xylA gene encoding xylose isomerase yields the protein MAPRPTPADKFSFGLWTVGWQGRDPFGHATREALDPVESVHRLAELGAYGVTFHDDDLVPFGADTASRDAQIARFRKALDETGLVVPMVTTDLFQQPVFKDGGFTSNDRSVRRYALRKVLRNIDLAAELGARTFVMWGGREGGEYDVAKDVQAALERYREAVDLLCQYVVDRGYDLRFALEPKPNEPRGDILLPTVGHAIAFISTLAHPDRVGVNPEVGHEQMAGLNFVHGIAQALWQGKLFHIDLNGQRGIKFDQDLVFGHGDLLNAFALVDLLEHGGPAGGPAYDGPRHFDYKPSRTEDIDGVWASAAANMSTYLLLKERAAAFRADPEVAEALAASKVDELAVPTLGDGEGYAELLADTAAFEEFDVEATAARGFGFVRLNQLAVEHVLGAR from the coding sequence ATGGCACCCCGTCCCACTCCTGCCGACAAGTTCTCCTTCGGGCTCTGGACGGTCGGCTGGCAGGGCCGCGATCCGTTCGGCCACGCCACCCGAGAAGCGTTGGACCCGGTGGAGTCGGTGCACCGGCTCGCCGAGCTCGGCGCGTACGGCGTCACCTTCCACGACGACGACCTCGTCCCGTTCGGCGCGGACACCGCCTCGCGGGACGCCCAGATCGCCCGGTTCCGCAAGGCGCTCGACGAGACCGGTCTGGTGGTGCCGATGGTCACCACCGACCTCTTCCAGCAGCCGGTCTTCAAGGACGGCGGATTCACCAGCAACGACCGCAGCGTCCGCCGCTACGCGCTGCGCAAGGTGCTGCGCAACATCGACCTCGCCGCCGAGCTGGGTGCCCGTACCTTCGTCATGTGGGGCGGCCGGGAGGGCGGCGAGTACGACGTGGCCAAGGACGTCCAGGCCGCGCTGGAGCGCTACCGTGAGGCCGTCGACCTGCTCTGCCAGTACGTCGTCGACCGCGGTTACGACCTGCGCTTCGCCCTGGAGCCGAAGCCCAACGAGCCGCGCGGCGACATCCTGCTGCCCACCGTCGGCCACGCCATCGCGTTCATCTCCACCCTGGCCCACCCGGACCGGGTCGGGGTCAACCCGGAGGTCGGCCACGAGCAGATGGCCGGGCTGAACTTCGTCCACGGCATCGCCCAGGCGCTCTGGCAGGGCAAGCTGTTCCACATCGACCTCAACGGCCAGCGGGGCATCAAGTTCGACCAGGACCTGGTCTTCGGCCACGGCGACCTGCTCAACGCGTTCGCCCTGGTCGACCTGCTGGAACACGGCGGTCCGGCCGGCGGTCCGGCGTACGACGGGCCGCGGCACTTCGACTACAAGCCGTCCCGCACCGAGGACATCGACGGGGTCTGGGCCTCGGCCGCGGCGAACATGAGCACCTACCTGCTGCTCAAGGAGCGGGCCGCGGCGTTCCGGGCGGACCCGGAGGTGGCCGAGGCGCTCGCCGCGAGCAAGGTCGACGAACTGGCCGTACCGACCCTGGGCGACGGCGAGGGCTACGCCGAACTGCTCGCCGACACCGCCGCCTTCGAGGAGTTCGACGTCGAGGCGACCGCCGCCCGTGGCTTCGGCTTCGTCCGGCTGAACCAACTCGCCGTCGAGCACGTGCTCGGCGCGCGCTGA
- a CDS encoding sugar transferase — protein sequence MTSATLLTPARPSSRPEHLSTSRRSVRTDQRAYVRALVVLDAAVLTVAVLAGYAARFGDSVPREPVPYVLVAPGLVLAWLVSLKVLRCYDDRVIGYGADEYRRVSMASLRLAGATAIAGYVADVGVSRGFLAISFAVGTVGLEVARFAARKRLHRARSQGVGWSRRVLVVGDTAHVLELVHTLRREPYAGYQVVGACIPDALLAPVAQRLDDVPVVGSFRGIPEAAAAIGADTVAVTACGELTATRLRRLGWQLEGTGIDLVLAPALTDVAGPRIHTRPVAGLPLIHVEAPEFRGARKLVKGLVDRSASLVALGLLLPLLAVIALAVKLNSRGPVLFRQTRVGQGGREFGVFKFRTMVLNADALLAELATRNETDGLMFKMRDDPRVTRVGRLLRKWSLDELPQLVNVLLGQMSLVGPRPPLPAEVARYDGDVARRLLVKPGMTGLWQVSGRSDLSWEDGIRLDLYYVENWSLAADLTILWKTFGAVVNSRGAY from the coding sequence GTGACCTCGGCGACGCTGTTGACCCCAGCCAGACCGTCATCGCGACCGGAGCACCTCTCGACATCAAGGCGGTCGGTACGCACCGACCAGCGGGCCTACGTGCGGGCCCTGGTCGTGCTGGACGCCGCCGTCCTGACCGTGGCAGTGCTCGCCGGATACGCTGCCCGATTCGGTGATTCCGTGCCCCGCGAGCCGGTGCCGTACGTCCTGGTCGCCCCCGGGCTCGTGCTGGCGTGGCTCGTCTCGCTGAAGGTGCTGCGCTGCTACGACGACCGGGTGATCGGCTACGGCGCGGACGAGTACCGGCGGGTGAGCATGGCCAGCCTCCGGCTGGCCGGCGCCACCGCCATCGCGGGTTACGTCGCCGACGTCGGTGTCTCCCGGGGCTTCCTGGCGATCTCCTTCGCCGTCGGCACGGTCGGTCTTGAGGTGGCCCGCTTCGCCGCTCGAAAGCGTCTGCACCGGGCCCGTTCGCAGGGAGTGGGCTGGTCGCGGCGGGTGCTGGTGGTCGGCGACACCGCCCACGTGCTGGAGCTGGTGCACACCCTGCGACGCGAGCCGTACGCCGGCTACCAGGTCGTCGGTGCCTGCATCCCGGACGCCCTGCTGGCTCCGGTCGCCCAGCGACTCGACGACGTCCCGGTGGTCGGTTCGTTCCGTGGTATTCCCGAGGCCGCCGCGGCGATCGGCGCAGACACGGTCGCCGTCACGGCCTGCGGTGAACTCACCGCCACCCGGCTGCGCCGACTCGGCTGGCAGTTGGAGGGCACCGGCATCGACCTGGTGCTGGCCCCGGCACTGACCGACGTCGCGGGCCCACGCATCCATACCCGTCCGGTTGCCGGCCTGCCACTGATCCACGTGGAGGCCCCCGAGTTCCGCGGTGCCCGCAAGCTGGTGAAGGGGCTCGTCGACCGGTCGGCGTCGCTGGTCGCGCTCGGCCTGCTGCTGCCGCTGCTGGCGGTCATCGCGCTGGCCGTCAAGCTGAACAGCCGCGGTCCCGTGCTGTTCCGGCAGACCAGGGTCGGGCAGGGCGGCCGGGAGTTCGGGGTCTTCAAGTTCCGCACCATGGTCCTCAACGCGGACGCGCTGCTGGCGGAGTTGGCCACCCGCAACGAGACCGACGGCCTGATGTTCAAGATGCGGGACGACCCGCGGGTGACCCGCGTCGGCCGGCTGTTGCGCAAGTGGTCGCTGGACGAGTTGCCGCAACTGGTCAACGTCCTGCTGGGGCAGATGAGCCTGGTCGGCCCCCGGCCACCGTTGCCCGCCGAGGTCGCCCGCTACGACGGGGACGTCGCCCGCCGGCTGCTGGTCAAGCCGGGCATGACCGGGCTCTGGCAGGTCAGCGGCCGGTCGGATCTGAGCTGGGAGGACGGCATCCGGCTCGATCTCTACTATGTGGAGAACTGGTCGCTGGCGGCCGACCTGACGATCCTGTGGAAGACCTTCGGCGCGGTGGTCAACAGCCGCGGCGCGTACTGA
- a CDS encoding lactonase family protein encodes MAGRGEFVHIGGYTPQSGGRASGIVAARRDPRTGELSSPGTVAVTASPSFLARHPMLPVLYAVNELPDGQLSAWRVGADGDLSAVGSWATGGAEPCHLAVAPDGGHLFVANYGGGSVTVFPLDPQGSPGERTDLVEHQGRGADPERQERAHAHMVSPGTGRAPLFAVDLGTDSIYRYDLDAASGRLVPRAPRVRTAPGVGPRHLARHPDGRRCYVSGELDGSVLAYQLTDDGALHQRGRVDASDRAGHVQPSEVAVGPDGRFLYVSNRGVGTVTVFALGAGLPELVEEVETGGEWPRHFAIAGEHLYVADERADMVRTFRVDRETGVPVAVGEPLTVASPTCVLP; translated from the coding sequence GTGGCAGGTCGAGGTGAGTTCGTTCACATCGGCGGGTACACCCCGCAGAGCGGGGGACGGGCCAGCGGGATCGTCGCCGCCCGGCGTGATCCACGCACCGGCGAACTGAGTTCGCCGGGCACGGTGGCGGTCACCGCGTCTCCGTCCTTCCTCGCCCGCCATCCGATGCTGCCGGTGCTGTACGCGGTCAACGAGCTGCCCGACGGTCAGCTCAGCGCCTGGCGGGTCGGTGCCGACGGCGACCTGTCCGCGGTCGGCTCGTGGGCGACCGGCGGGGCCGAGCCGTGTCACCTGGCGGTCGCGCCGGACGGCGGGCACCTCTTCGTGGCCAACTACGGCGGCGGCAGCGTGACGGTGTTCCCGCTCGACCCACAGGGGTCGCCCGGCGAGCGCACCGACCTGGTGGAACACCAGGGGCGCGGGGCCGACCCCGAGCGTCAGGAGCGGGCGCACGCGCACATGGTCTCGCCGGGCACCGGCCGGGCGCCGTTGTTCGCGGTCGACCTGGGCACCGACTCGATCTACCGGTACGACCTGGACGCCGCCTCGGGGCGCCTGGTGCCCCGGGCTCCCCGGGTGCGGACGGCACCCGGCGTGGGGCCCCGGCATCTGGCCCGGCACCCGGACGGGCGACGTTGCTACGTCTCCGGCGAGTTGGACGGTTCGGTCCTGGCGTACCAGCTGACCGACGACGGCGCCCTGCACCAGCGGGGGCGGGTCGACGCCAGCGACCGGGCCGGGCACGTCCAGCCGTCCGAGGTCGCCGTCGGGCCGGACGGTCGGTTCCTCTACGTCTCGAACCGGGGCGTGGGTACCGTGACGGTCTTCGCTCTCGGTGCGGGCCTGCCGGAACTGGTCGAGGAGGTGGAGACCGGCGGCGAGTGGCCCCGTCACTTCGCGATCGCCGGGGAGCACCTCTACGTGGCCGACGAACGGGCGGACATGGTGCGCACCTTCCGCGTCGATCGGGAGACCGGTGTGCCGGTGGCGGTCGGCGAGCCATTGACGGTTGCGAGTCCTACTTGCGTTCTGCCCTGA
- a CDS encoding GTP-binding protein, whose protein sequence is MDSVRYDGERRGLRVPIALKILVAGGFGAGKTTLVSALSEVRPLQTEEILTGAGIDTDDISGVETKSTTTVAMDFGRITINDDLQLYLFGTPGQDRFWFLWDELAFGALGAVVLADTRRLADSFPSIDYFEQRGIPFVVGVNCFDDSRRFSLQAVRRALDLDPDVPMVLCDARDRQSGKTVLISLVEHVARQRGEPVPAA, encoded by the coding sequence ATGGACTCCGTGCGTTATGACGGCGAGCGGCGGGGCCTTCGGGTGCCGATCGCGCTGAAGATCCTCGTCGCCGGCGGCTTCGGCGCCGGCAAGACGACGCTGGTGAGCGCGTTGAGTGAGGTCCGGCCGTTGCAGACCGAGGAGATCCTGACCGGGGCCGGCATCGACACCGACGACATCTCCGGGGTGGAGACCAAGTCGACGACCACGGTGGCGATGGACTTCGGTCGGATCACCATCAACGATGACCTGCAGCTCTACCTCTTCGGCACGCCGGGACAGGACCGGTTCTGGTTCCTCTGGGACGAGTTGGCCTTCGGGGCGCTCGGCGCGGTGGTGCTCGCCGACACCCGCCGGCTGGCCGACAGCTTCCCGTCGATCGACTACTTCGAGCAGCGCGGGATTCCGTTCGTGGTCGGGGTGAACTGTTTCGACGACTCCCGGCGGTTCAGTCTTCAGGCCGTGCGTCGGGCCCTGGACCTCGACCCCGACGTGCCGATGGTGCTCTGTGACGCCCGCGACCGGCAGTCCGGGAAGACCGTGCTGATCTCCCTGGTCGAGCACGTCGCCCGGCAGCGGGGCGAGCCGGTGCCGGCGGCCTGA
- a CDS encoding ATP-binding protein produces MNTRDWPIRSKLTALVVVPVTALLALWIFATTLTFGPALDLLAARTLLYDLGRPGETVVAELQRERRLSVVFLASPRTECGQPPSNCVLPALVDQRARTDTAIAELRRRVAGDKLRDAAGELLELRLDRLMGELDALPAGRGFIDRRDLDRPGVIGFYSGTISAAFRTFSALANLPDHDLNREALALTDLGRSRELLGQTDALLAGALTAGGFADGEHTLLVQGIGNQRFLAEAAVADLPEADRAAYQRLTEQDAFGRLRAMQDDLVAASGSARPGIDAQAWQTSYDTVQRSLRDFELTQADALADRSVPMAVRTLARLAAAGLLGLIAVVLSLVVAVRVGRSLAQRLTLVRGTLKDAEQRLPDVVARLRRGEQVDVAREASVADRGADEIGQVAQAFTEVQKVAIRSAMVEVSLRRGLNDVFLNIARRSQGLVHRQLAVLDRMERDAEDPDHLAELFRVDHLATRLRRHAEDLVILAGAAPGRGWRNPVAMVDLIRGAISEVESYDRVDITTVQPAGTVGRVVGDVIHLLAELIENATTFSPPGSRVEIVGEHVANGYALSICDQGLGMTAAAIEEANRKLARSPEFDPVETVRLGLFVVARLAARHDVRVRLRPSEGAGLTAVVLIPTELITEEPSSLPGPAAPATDDRAASPEQRRLARATRLTAIPGRAPAQGRARNRRRPAAHGWRRPPTPRHPTDARPRRPMARPSVRPRPTVCPAGSAGVTGPVRRPRLVRPPPGRPSTRPARGCPLPGCRPARLRHRVPRRPEPAAIASRWRRRRSNCRRWQPGPRGRRSTAPRCGNRWWCPGRRPGRPAIRRRAALRRRVGSCRPCRRVPPGVGRPQPAQRPPPGPARQPWIRPDGSGPLRYARTGAPGRQSPRRVPSR; encoded by the coding sequence TTGAACACCCGCGACTGGCCGATCCGCTCGAAGCTGACCGCGTTGGTCGTCGTGCCGGTGACCGCGCTACTGGCACTGTGGATATTCGCGACCACGCTCACCTTCGGGCCGGCGCTCGACCTGCTCGCCGCCCGGACCCTCCTCTACGACCTGGGCAGACCGGGCGAGACGGTGGTGGCCGAGCTGCAACGGGAGCGGCGGCTGTCGGTGGTGTTCCTCGCCTCGCCCCGCACGGAGTGCGGCCAGCCGCCGAGCAACTGCGTGCTGCCGGCGCTGGTGGACCAGCGGGCCCGTACCGACACGGCAATCGCCGAGCTGCGCCGCCGGGTGGCCGGCGACAAGCTGCGTGACGCCGCCGGCGAACTGCTCGAACTCCGGCTGGACCGGTTGATGGGCGAGTTGGACGCGCTGCCCGCGGGACGCGGCTTCATCGACCGCCGGGACCTGGACCGCCCCGGCGTGATCGGTTTCTACAGTGGAACGATCTCGGCCGCGTTCCGGACGTTCTCCGCCCTGGCGAACCTCCCGGATCACGACCTCAACCGGGAGGCGCTGGCCCTGACGGACCTCGGTCGGTCGCGGGAGTTGCTGGGGCAGACCGACGCGCTGCTGGCCGGTGCGCTGACCGCCGGCGGGTTCGCCGACGGCGAGCACACCCTGCTCGTACAGGGCATCGGCAACCAGCGGTTCCTGGCCGAGGCCGCAGTGGCAGACCTGCCCGAGGCGGACCGGGCCGCGTACCAGCGACTGACCGAGCAGGATGCGTTCGGGCGGCTGCGGGCGATGCAGGACGATCTCGTCGCGGCCAGCGGCTCGGCCCGGCCCGGGATCGACGCGCAGGCGTGGCAGACCAGCTACGACACGGTGCAGCGGTCGCTGCGGGACTTCGAGCTGACCCAGGCCGACGCGCTGGCCGACCGGTCCGTGCCGATGGCGGTACGCACCCTGGCCCGGCTGGCCGCTGCCGGGCTGCTCGGCCTGATCGCCGTCGTGCTCTCCCTGGTGGTGGCGGTGCGGGTCGGCCGGTCCCTGGCCCAGCGGCTGACCCTGGTTCGCGGCACGTTGAAGGACGCCGAACAGCGGCTCCCGGACGTGGTGGCCCGGCTGCGCAGGGGTGAGCAGGTGGACGTGGCCCGGGAGGCGTCGGTGGCCGACCGGGGTGCCGACGAGATCGGCCAGGTCGCGCAGGCGTTCACGGAGGTGCAGAAGGTCGCGATCCGCTCGGCCATGGTCGAGGTGAGTCTGCGCCGCGGGCTCAACGACGTCTTCCTCAACATCGCGCGGCGCAGTCAGGGCCTGGTGCACCGGCAACTCGCCGTGCTCGACCGGATGGAGCGCGACGCCGAGGATCCGGACCACCTGGCCGAGCTCTTCCGCGTCGACCACCTGGCCACCCGGCTGCGCCGGCACGCGGAGGATCTGGTCATCCTCGCCGGCGCCGCGCCCGGCCGCGGCTGGCGCAACCCGGTCGCCATGGTGGACCTGATCCGCGGGGCGATCTCCGAGGTCGAGTCGTACGACCGGGTCGACATCACCACCGTGCAACCCGCCGGCACGGTGGGCCGGGTGGTCGGTGACGTCATCCACCTGCTCGCCGAGTTGATCGAGAACGCCACGACATTCTCCCCGCCCGGGTCGCGGGTGGAGATCGTGGGTGAGCACGTCGCCAACGGGTACGCCCTGTCCATCTGCGATCAGGGCCTCGGCATGACCGCGGCGGCCATCGAGGAGGCCAACCGCAAGCTGGCCCGGTCGCCGGAGTTCGACCCCGTCGAGACCGTCCGGCTCGGGCTCTTCGTGGTGGCGCGGCTCGCCGCCCGGCATGATGTGCGGGTCCGGCTGCGCCCGTCGGAAGGCGCCGGCCTCACCGCGGTGGTGCTGATCCCCACCGAGTTGATCACCGAGGAACCGTCGTCGCTGCCCGGCCCGGCAGCGCCGGCGACCGACGACCGGGCCGCCTCCCCGGAACAACGGCGATTGGCCCGGGCGACGCGACTGACCGCGATCCCCGGCCGCGCGCCCGCTCAGGGCCGCGCCCGGAACCGGCGCCGCCCGGCCGCCCACGGCTGGCGGCGTCCTCCGACGCCCCGGCATCCGACCGACGCCCGGCCGCGCCGACCGATGGCTCGACCGTCGGTCCGGCCGAGGCCGACGGTCTGCCCCGCCGGATCCGCCGGCGTGACCGGACCGGTTCGTCGGCCACGGCTGGTTCGTCCGCCGCCGGGCCGGCCGTCGACCCGGCCGGCGCGGGGGTGCCCGCTGCCGGGGTGTCGGCCGGCCCGGCTCCGGCACCGCGTGCCGCGGCGGCCGGAGCCGGCGGCGATCGCGTCGCGGTGGAGGCGCCGACGGTCCAACTGCCGGCGGTGGCAGCCCGGTCCGCGCGGACGGCGATCGACGGCCCCACGGTGCGGCAACCGGTGGTGGTGTCCGGGACGCCGGCCCGGCCGCCCCGCGATCCGGCGTCGCGCAGCCCTGAGGAGGCGCGTCGGGTCATGTCGGCCCTGCAGGCGGGTACCGCCCGGGGTCGGTCGGCCGCAGCCCGCACAGAGGCCCCCACCGGGCCCGGCTCGCCAGCCGTGGATCCGACCGGACGGGTCGGGTCCGCTCCGGTACGCCAGGACCGGAGCACCGGGCAGGCAGAGCCCTCGCCGGGTGCCGAGCCGGTGA